ATGTTAAGCTTTCCTTCATTACATGAACGTGGAGGCTACCACCCCTTCCTTTCCTCAACACTAATTATTATGGAGAGAAGAAAATCATCAGACCATAATTGATATAATTCTCCTCCTACGTcccgtatatatatatagggtgTGAAATTGGGAGAATTATTCATCCAATTAAGCAAAAATCTTCTACACCTTTCCATTTTCTGAAGAGAGATACAAAGATGGCCAAGTTAGGTGGTTCACAAGCCCTTTTGGCCATGTTAGTTGGTATTCTCGTTTTTCAGGCAGCCTGCAGGGTTTCATGCTTCGACTATGGAGACGCCCTGGACAAGACCTTGCTGTTTCTTGAAGCACAAAGGTCTGGCAAATTACCTCCGAATCAACGTGTAAAATGGCGCGGTGACTCGGGACTCAAGGATGGTTTTCTTCAAGGAGTAAGTTCCCTCTCACGtctgtcttcttcttcttcttcttcttcttttttgtctctctttctctctctctttaggAGCATAAATATATAACAAATTAACATATGTACTTTCTCGAATCATCCTCGATTTATGTGTTTgtggaaaataaataattttgcATGGGCAGGTAAACTTGGTAGGGGGTTACTACGATGCAGGAGATCATGTGAAGTTCGGGCTACCAATGGCATTTACAATGACGATGCTTTCATGGGGGGCTATTGAGTACAGGAATGAGATTGTTCGTCTGAACCAGATGGGACACACTTTGGCTGCCATCAAATGGGGTACTGATTATTTCATCAAAGCTCATCCCCAGCCTAATGTCCTCTGGGGACAGGTATGCTTACAAAATTAAGatgggcaaaaaaaaaaaagagagggaatTCTCGAATGCTTGCTTGTATGATAGTGGCCTGATGGATGAGTTTCAGGTGGGGGACGGGGTATCCGATCATTACTGCTGGGAGAGAGCTGAAGACATGACAACCCCGAGGACTGCTTACAAGCTTGACCCCGAGCACCCGGGCTCAGACCTTGCTGGTGAAACTGCAGCTGCCTTGGCTGCTGCTTCTTTGGCTTTTAAGCCTTACAACTCTTCTTACTCAAGTCTTCTGTTAGTCCACGCAAAACAGGTCAGATATGCTGAATTAATGATCAGTGCAATAATAGTTCAAGGCAGGCCCTTACTGCATAATGATATAAGTCTCAATAATTATTTATAACGTGGCTGGATTCTACAGCTTTTCTCATTTGCTGATAGCTTCAGAGGAAAGTACGACGATTCCATCCAATGCGCTAAGCAGTTCTATACCTCATCTGGTTATTCGGTCAGTATTTTATCGCTTTGCATCACAGAATCCTCTCATCATTCTATGTTGCCTTacaaaattagttaatttgttcCACATATAAATGGTGCAGGATGAACTTCTGTGGGCAGCCACATGGCTATATAGAGCAACAGATGATGAGTACTACCTGAAATATGTTGTGGACAATGCTGTTTCTATGGGTGGAACTGGTTGGGCTGTCAGAGAATTTTCCTGGGACACCAAATACGCTGGTATCCAGATTCTGCTCTCAAAGGTATACTGTTTTTTTAAACAAGAGATGAATATCAACAGATTCAAAGCATGATCCATTGTACAATGCCATAGACGGAGGGTTGGCTATCATTCGAAATGACTGATTATGGTCTCCCCTTCTCACTCTGTACGTAGGTATTATTGGATGGAGCTGGTAGAGCATACACTTCCACTCTACAACAATATCAAGCTAAAGCAGATTTCTTTGCATGCGCTTGCATGCAAAAGAATGATGGTTACAATGTGGCCACCACTCCCGGTCAGTAAATTTGCCGTAAATCTTAATGTGATTCAAGTTCTGGATCTCAAATGTGAAGTACGTTAACAAAAGATGTCtacttccaaaaaaaaattggttcaaCTGAAAAGTCAAAATCCAAAAATATGTGATTATTTCAAGATATATTTAGGAATCAAATGAAAAATTTCTGTTTATAGAATCAGGACTCCATAAATTCCTGCATTGATATTTATCAATCTAATTCAGGTGGCCTAGTCTATGTGAGGGAGTGGAACAATATGCAGTATGCTGCATCTGCTGCATTTCTCCTAGCTGTCTACTCTGATTATCTCACAATGGGGAATTCCATACTCAAGTGTCCTGAAGCCCAAATCCAACCTCAGGATCTCCTCAGTTTTGCTAAATCACAGGCATGCATGACTGCCTGATTACTTTGAAATTCTGATCTCCTAAAGTCAATGATTACTTCTCTCTAATAAATGGCTTAAACTGATCTTTCTGCTGGCACATTGGTTGCAGGCTGATTACTTTCTGGGTAAAAATCCGAAATCTATGAGCTACGTTGTTGGTTATGGTCAAAACTACCCCATCCACGTTCACCACAGGGGTTCTT
The genomic region above belongs to Coffea eugenioides isolate CCC68of unplaced genomic scaffold, Ceug_1.0 ScVebR1_2060;HRSCAF=3021, whole genome shotgun sequence and contains:
- the LOC113756204 gene encoding LOW QUALITY PROTEIN: endoglucanase 5-like (The sequence of the model RefSeq protein was modified relative to this genomic sequence to represent the inferred CDS: substituted 1 base at 1 genomic stop codon) codes for the protein MAKLGGSQALLAMLVGILVFQAACRVSCFDYGDALDKTLLFLEAQRSGKLPPNQRVKWRGDSGLKDGFLQGVNLVGGYYDAGDHVKFGLPMAFTMTMLSWGAIEYRNEIVRLNQMGHTLAAIKWGTDYFIKAHPQPNVLWGQVGDGVSDHYCWERAEDMTTPRTAYKLDPEHPGSDLAGETAAALAAASLAFKPYNSSYSSLLLVHAKQLFSFADSFRGKYDDSIQCAKQFYTSSGYSDELLWAATWLYRATDDEYYLKYVVDNAVSMGGTGWAVREFSWDTKYAGIQILLSKVLLDGAGRAYTSTLQQYQAKADFFACACMQKNDGYNVATTPGGLVYVREWNNMQYAASAAFLLAVYSDYLTMGNSILKCPEAQIQPQDLLSFAKSQADYFLGKNPKSMSYVVGYGQNYPIHVHHRGSSIASVFALQSVVGCVQGFESWYRRPEPNPNVIYGALVGGPNNNDAFFDDRSNYEQTEPTISGVAPLIGLFSRLQSLSGNSEISYTCVFPMDKYKXSSSLSYYKVTTQNLLHADVPVHFFHSITKSWTIGKMTYYRHKVIIKNTSQKPITDLKLKFENLTGSLWGLNPTQEKDIYELPQWLKVLKPGSDCTVVYVQGGAQAKVSVQSYH